From Natronogracilivirga saccharolytica:
TTCATTCAGTACCCGATAGCCATCGGCTTGAATTTCGCTGAAATGGACGAAGAGGTCCTCTCCACTTTCACGGCTGATAAAACCGTACCCTTTGGCACCGTTAAACCATTTTACGACACCTGATTCTCTTTCTTCTGACATATCTTATAATACTCCTTCATTGTTAATGTTGCTGCACCGGGCAACTCTGACCAGGCCGATTTCATATTAAGATTCTGACAACTGAACAGCGATGCCAATTCGATTATAAGTTTTTCCGGCTATAACTGCAATATATTAACAATCAATTTGAAAAAACATGTACCAGAATCCGTGAGTTAAATTGGAAAAAAATACAATAACATCAAGTATTTCATGAGTTTATCTGATTTTGTATCTTCACCCAACAGGTGAAACAAAGAATCGAAAGACATAGATGGTCATGGATA
This genomic window contains:
- a CDS encoding cold-shock protein, with product MSEERESGVVKWFNGAKGYGFISRESGEDLFVHFSEIQADGYRVLNEGEKVEFTVAESDKGLQAKEVVKL